The Lycium barbarum isolate Lr01 chromosome 12, ASM1917538v2, whole genome shotgun sequence genome includes a region encoding these proteins:
- the LOC132624044 gene encoding protein root UVB sensitive 6 — MKLKHPPSSSSTTLTTATVSSSHDATLLVRETLRISADLASSSSSPPPLSSEASFGGQFVDSSLRLLCSEEIDGHRWNYFADDSLKCGGPDHFKKNSIRAVSLHSPQAPAQEFMAFIRSYVVPEGFPDSVTPSYVPYMTWRALKHFFGGAMGVFTTQTLLNSVGVSKHRATPGAVAINWILKDGAGRVGKMLYARQGKKFDYDLKQLRFTGDLLMELGAGVELVTAVVPQFFLPLACAANVAKNVGAVTSTSTRTPIYKAFAKGENIGDVTAKGECVGNVADLLGTGLSILISKRNPSLVKTFALLSFGYVFSSYQEVKSVVLHTLNRARFTVAVESFLRTGRVPTLQDGNSRENIFNFPWKKHRPIVLGPRFREAFQDPNSYLAVKPIFEKERYIVTYNPFKGNIYVLLKDQAKSDDVLKAAFHGHVLMHIIRSSTNKQSSSRKQREDELSASLLSTADLQAHVIESYKMVSALYMPFKSKAKEQGWVMSESLLNPGRARLCEMVK; from the exons ATGAAGCTGAAACATCCTCCAAGCTCCTCTTCTACGACCCTAACAACAGCAACGGTGTCTTCGTCTCATGATGCTACGTTGCTTGTCCGTGAAACCCTCCGTATTAGTGCCGACCTTGCCTCCTCCtcgtcttctcctcctcctctctCATCAGAGGCTAGCTTCGGAGGTCAATTTGTGGATTCGAGCTTGAGATTGCTCTGCTCTGAGGAGATCGATGGTCACCGATGGAACTACTTCGCTGATGACTCTCTCAAATGTGGTGGTCCTGACCACTTCAAGAAGAACTCTATTCGTGCTGTTAGTTTGCACTCTCCACAAGCTCCTGCCCAG GAGTTCATGGCGTTCATAAGATCCTACGTGGTTCCAGAAGGTTTTCCTGACAGCGTTACACCTTCTTATGTACCATACATGACATGGAGGGCACTGAAG CACTTCTTTGGTGGTGCAATGGGTGTTTTCACAACGCAAACACTCTTAAATTCAGTAGGAGTCTCCAAACATAGAGCTACCCCTGGTGCTGTAGCCATTAACTGGATTCTCAAG GATGGCGCTGGCCGCGTGGGGAAGATGCTTTATGCACGGCAGGGAAAGAAATTTGATTATGATCTAAAACAG CTAAGGTTCACGGGTGATCTTCTGATGGAGTTGGGAGCTGGTGTTGAACTGGTAACTGCTGTTGTGCCGCAGTTTTTTCTTCCTTTAGCCTGTGCTGCGAATGTCGCCAAG AATGTAGGTGCTGTCACTTCTACTTCAACTCGTACTCCTATATATAAGGCCTTCGCTAAAGGGGAAAACATTGGGGATGTCACTGCTAAGGGGGAATGCGTTGGCAATGTTGCTGATTTA CTCGGGACAGGATTAAGTATCTTGATTTCCAAAAGGAATCCATCCTTGGTCAAGACATTTGCGCTCCTCTCATTTGGATATGTTTTCAGCTCTTACCAAGAG GTGAAATCTGTTGTGCTCCATACCCTGAACCGTGCAAGATTCACAGTAGCAGTAGAATCTTTCCTAAGGACAG GGAGAGTTCCAACACTGCAGGATGGAAATTCAAGGGAAAACATATTCAATTTTCCATGGAAAAAGCACAGGCCTATTGTTCTTG GACCCAGATTTAGAGAAGCTTTCCAAGATCCAAACTCATATCTTGCTGTCAAGCCCATCTTTGAG AAAGAGCGATATATAGTGACGTACAATCCTTTCAAAGGCAATATATATGTATTGCTCAAGGATCAAGCTAAGTCTGATGATGTACTGAAAGCAGCATTTCAT GGTCATGTGCTTATGCACATCATTCGTTCATCCACCAACAAACAGTCTTCCTCCAGAAAACAGCGGGAAGATGAACTTTCAGCATCCTTGCTATCAACTGCTGATCTTCAAGCTCATGTTATAGAATCTTACAAAATGGTCTCTGCTTTATATATGCCTTTCAAGAGCAAAGCTAAAGAACAG GGCTGGGTGATGTCGGAATCGCTACTTAATCCTGGCCGAGCTCGACTTTGTGAAATGGTCAAATAA
- the LOC132624164 gene encoding uncharacterized protein LOC132624164 translates to MARTRATAARGRGGGRGAGRGTAPAGGGIPVVDPVPPVFPNEAAGDAAAPAQPAAVPVPPGAAATQGIPDAMAQVLNWLHGLAQAGAIPAGPAGKGAGVASPGPDRAQSPGV, encoded by the coding sequence atggcgagaacacgaGCGACAGCagctagaggtagaggtggaggcagaggagctGGCAGAGGGACAGCCCCAGCTGGGGGAGGCATCCCAGTGGTTGACCCCGTACCTCCAGTGTTTCCCAACGAGGCAGCGGGAGATGCAGCCGCACCAGCCCAACCAGCAGCAGTGCCAGTTCCACCAGGAGCTGCGGCTACTCAGGGTATACCAGACGCTATGGCACAGGTGCTGAATTGGTTACATGGGTTAGCACAGGCCGGAGCTATACCAGCTGGTCCAGCAGGTAAGGGTGCAGGGGTAGCATCCCCAGGTCCGGACAGAGCACAGTCTCCGGGGGTTTAG